The following proteins are co-located in the Fructilactobacillus carniphilus genome:
- a CDS encoding CDP-glycerol glycerophosphotransferase family protein, with protein MKTFYVWVVRFLSLLFYLRPKKNVYYLMSYSNNLHMIKRIAAELPAGQKLVVIYNPRTLAAAYDLRAFGLKTIQLRMSISFLFHRIPQLMTARLIFCDNYYALLAGLIRPKDKTKIIQLWHADGTIKCFGWEDPGQRQNSWFKRRRHQLVYDKFDDYVVASQAMGDVFQRSFKQSASKMQYLGTPRSDRLFSDNWLQTVRQRVLTAAPELKDKRVILYAPTYRSAEHVNPPVGTIEALAADPNAVVAVKLYQEVNREKLEMEQFKHANVKIYDEFTTTDLMTLADTLVTDYSSFIFDFSLMPQARSAIFFMYDLKHYEQQPGVQKGFEKWLPTTPVRTVADLKQAVLADQPVNFATFNDQWNTYNDGKAYKRVIDKYVIGREDAAEDYDE; from the coding sequence ATGAAAACATTTTATGTTTGGGTAGTGCGGTTCCTTTCCTTATTATTCTATTTAAGACCGAAGAAAAATGTTTATTATTTAATGAGTTACAGTAATAATCTGCATATGATTAAGCGGATTGCAGCGGAACTACCAGCGGGGCAAAAGTTAGTGGTCATCTATAATCCCCGGACGTTGGCTGCGGCTTATGACTTACGGGCCTTTGGACTAAAAACAATTCAGCTGCGGATGAGTATTTCTTTCTTATTCCATCGGATTCCCCAGCTAATGACAGCACGCTTGATTTTTTGTGACAATTATTACGCCCTACTAGCAGGCTTAATTCGTCCCAAAGACAAGACTAAAATCATTCAACTTTGGCATGCCGATGGCACCATTAAATGTTTTGGCTGGGAAGATCCAGGTCAACGACAAAATAGTTGGTTTAAGCGGCGGCGTCACCAGTTAGTTTATGACAAGTTTGATGACTACGTGGTGGCATCTCAAGCAATGGGTGACGTTTTTCAACGGAGCTTTAAACAGTCTGCTAGTAAAATGCAGTACCTAGGAACCCCGCGGTCGGATCGCTTGTTTAGTGACAACTGGTTGCAAACGGTCCGGCAACGAGTTTTAACCGCTGCTCCGGAATTGAAAGACAAACGAGTCATTTTATACGCGCCAACCTATCGGAGTGCCGAACACGTTAATCCCCCGGTAGGGACCATTGAAGCTCTGGCCGCAGATCCAAATGCCGTAGTGGCAGTAAAATTGTACCAAGAAGTTAATCGTGAAAAACTAGAAATGGAACAGTTTAAGCATGCCAATGTGAAAATTTACGATGAATTTACCACTACCGACTTAATGACGTTAGCAGACACGTTAGTGACGGATTATTCTTCGTTTATCTTTGACTTTAGTTTAATGCCTCAAGCTCGCTCGGCCATTTTCTTTATGTATGACTTGAAACACTATGAACAACAACCAGGGGTGCAAAAGGGGTTTGAGAAGTGGTTGCCCACTACCCCAGTTAGAACGGTTGCTGATTTAAAACAGGCGGTCTTGGCGGATCAACCCGTGAACTTTGCTACCTTTAATGACCAATGGAACACCTATAACGATGGAAAAGCGTATAAACGAGTGATTGACAAGTATGTCATTGGTCGTGAGGACGCTGCGGAGGATTATGATGAGTGA
- a CDS encoding deoxyribonuclease IV, which produces MMSDELLLGSHVGLKAPKMFLGSAEEAAGNDETAFMVYTGAPQNSRRKPLDELQIPAGKEYMHSHNLQEVVVHAPYIINLANTKKPHSFDFAVDFLRKEIERSEALGATQIVLHPGSHVGAGIDAGLQQIIKGLNQVITPEQKIQIALETMAGKGTEVGTTFEQLQTIIAGVDHDEKLSVTFDTCHMYDAGYDVKDDFAGVLAEFDQVIGLDRLKVIHLNDDKNPLGSHKDRHENIGFGTIGFTALNAIAHDPKLATVPKIMETPAIKVNDKVKIDPHGAEVAMLRRQEFDPEMIEKLIATAE; this is translated from the coding sequence ATGATGAGTGATGAATTATTACTAGGATCGCACGTGGGCTTAAAAGCTCCGAAAATGTTTTTGGGATCTGCTGAAGAAGCGGCAGGCAATGATGAAACGGCTTTTATGGTGTATACCGGGGCCCCGCAAAATTCACGCCGCAAGCCGTTAGACGAGCTCCAAATTCCGGCGGGTAAGGAATACATGCACAGTCACAATTTACAGGAAGTCGTTGTGCATGCTCCTTATATCATTAACTTAGCCAACACGAAAAAGCCCCATAGTTTTGATTTTGCGGTTGATTTTTTGCGCAAGGAAATTGAACGTTCGGAAGCACTCGGAGCTACGCAGATTGTGTTGCACCCGGGCTCGCACGTGGGGGCGGGAATTGATGCAGGCTTACAACAAATTATCAAGGGTTTAAACCAGGTGATTACTCCAGAGCAAAAGATCCAAATCGCGCTTGAAACGATGGCTGGCAAGGGCACGGAGGTTGGAACGACGTTTGAACAATTGCAGACTATCATTGCTGGGGTTGACCATGATGAAAAACTGTCAGTAACCTTTGACACTTGCCATATGTATGATGCAGGATATGACGTCAAGGATGATTTTGCCGGAGTACTAGCCGAATTTGACCAGGTAATCGGGTTAGACCGGCTCAAGGTGATTCATCTGAACGATGACAAAAATCCCCTTGGTAGTCATAAGGACCGTCATGAAAACATTGGGTTTGGCACGATTGGGTTTACTGCTCTAAACGCCATTGCTCATGATCCAAAATTGGCGACCGTTCCCAAAATTATGGAAACGCCCGCCATTAAGGTAAATGATAAAGTTAAAATTGATCCCCACGGGGCAGAAGTTGCCATGCTTCGTCGGCAAGAATTTGACCCCGAAATGATTGAAAAACTTATTGCTACGGCTGAGTAA
- a CDS encoding pyruvate, water dikinase regulatory protein has translation MKTTYNVFVISDSSGQTGTALAKTAAAQFPEAYANISQYPFIQTKSILTGILKLAKENQAIIFHTLVDSELSDMVTQFAEENQLFSFDCIQKPIDIISQRLHESSAAVPGLVHDLNAAYFKRIDAIEFTVANDDGRHPENLARADIVILGVSRTSKTPLSLYLANKSYKVANVPIGPNLQLPQEVWDLNPKKVFGLTNSIEKLQEIRAQRMKEYGIENDTRYSNADNIKKELDYAHHLYQKIGCLCIKVADKSIEETASIITESLPKFTQP, from the coding sequence ATGAAAACTACATACAACGTGTTTGTCATTTCTGATTCTAGCGGTCAAACCGGGACCGCCCTTGCAAAAACGGCGGCCGCTCAATTCCCTGAAGCATACGCTAACATTAGCCAGTATCCCTTCATTCAAACTAAATCAATTTTAACTGGAATTTTAAAGTTAGCGAAGGAAAATCAAGCTATCATCTTTCATACCCTTGTCGATTCGGAATTAAGCGATATGGTAACGCAATTTGCCGAGGAAAATCAGCTTTTTAGCTTTGATTGCATTCAAAAACCGATTGACATCATTTCACAACGCCTCCACGAATCATCAGCAGCGGTTCCTGGTTTAGTTCATGACCTCAACGCCGCCTACTTCAAACGAATTGATGCCATCGAATTCACGGTAGCTAACGATGACGGTCGGCATCCGGAAAACTTAGCCAGAGCTGATATCGTTATCCTTGGTGTTTCGCGGACTTCCAAAACGCCGCTATCTTTGTATTTAGCCAACAAGAGTTATAAGGTTGCTAACGTCCCAATTGGTCCCAACCTGCAATTACCCCAAGAGGTTTGGGACCTAAACCCCAAGAAAGTTTTTGGACTGACTAATTCAATTGAGAAATTACAGGAAATTCGCGCCCAACGAATGAAGGAATACGGGATTGAAAACGACACCCGTTATTCTAACGCTGACAATATTAAAAAGGAGTTGGACTACGCCCACCACCTTTATCAAAAAATTGGTTGTTTGTGTATTAAAGTGGCCGATAAATCAATTGAGGAAACAGCTTCCATTATCACAGAAAGCCTACCTAAATTTACTCAGCCGTAG
- the rpsU gene encoding 30S ribosomal protein S21, with translation MSKTVVRKNESLEDALRRFKRTVSKSGTLQEFRKREFYEKPSVKRKLKSEAARKRNNKKKKRRNNF, from the coding sequence ATGTCAAAAACCGTTGTTCGTAAGAACGAATCTCTTGAAGATGCTCTTCGTCGCTTTAAACGGACTGTTTCAAAAAGCGGAACTCTCCAGGAATTTCGTAAACGTGAATTTTACGAAAAGCCTAGCGTTAAACGTAAATTAAAATCAGAAGCAGCAAGAAAACGTAACAATAAAAAGAAAAAGCGTCGTAACAACTTCTAA
- a CDS encoding PhoH family protein, with protein MIENFEYQKQLPLNNPNDQAVLFGTQDALVKIIEDELQTSIRYANGIVKIEGHDEADVQLTHDILFNLLKLIHAGIHPTESDYVSAVNLGRQGRISSLPDLYNQVLIKDNKGKPVRVKNFGQRQYIQAINQHDITFGIGPAGTGKTYLAVVMAVAALKKGKVDKIVLTRPAVEAGESLGFLPGDLKEKVDPYLRPLYDSLYAILGKDHTDRLIERGVIEIAPLAYMRGRTLENAFVILDEAQNTTNPQMKMFLTRLGFNSKMIVNGDIQQIDLKGNVASGLVTAPHILANIDDIAVVRMTAADVVRNPVVAKIITAYEAE; from the coding sequence TTGATTGAAAATTTTGAATATCAAAAACAATTACCGCTGAACAATCCTAATGATCAAGCAGTGCTTTTTGGAACTCAAGATGCGTTAGTTAAAATTATTGAGGATGAATTGCAAACTTCGATTCGCTATGCCAATGGAATCGTGAAAATCGAAGGTCATGATGAAGCAGACGTGCAGTTGACGCATGATATTTTGTTTAACCTTTTGAAATTGATTCACGCTGGCATTCATCCGACCGAAAGCGATTACGTTTCGGCCGTGAACCTTGGGCGCCAAGGACGAATTAGTTCTCTGCCGGATCTTTATAACCAGGTCTTGATTAAAGATAACAAGGGTAAGCCGGTACGGGTCAAGAACTTTGGACAGCGTCAATATATTCAAGCAATTAATCAACATGACATTACCTTTGGAATTGGTCCTGCCGGAACGGGGAAAACCTATCTCGCCGTGGTGATGGCAGTGGCTGCCCTTAAAAAGGGAAAAGTCGATAAGATTGTTTTGACTAGACCTGCAGTGGAAGCTGGGGAAAGCCTCGGTTTCTTACCGGGGGACTTGAAGGAAAAGGTCGATCCGTACCTGCGGCCGTTGTATGATTCTCTGTATGCCATTTTAGGGAAAGATCATACGGATCGCTTGATTGAGCGAGGTGTGATTGAAATTGCGCCGTTGGCTTACATGCGGGGGCGAACGCTGGAGAATGCCTTTGTGATTTTGGATGAAGCGCAAAATACCACGAATCCCCAGATGAAAATGTTTTTAACCCGGCTGGGCTTTAACTCTAAAATGATTGTCAATGGTGATATTCAACAAATTGATCTGAAGGGAAACGTTGCGAGTGGGTTGGTAACCGCTCCCCACATCCTAGCTAACATTGATGACATTGCGGTGGTTCGAATGACAGCAGCCGATGTGGTGCGAAATCCAGTGGTTGCTAAAATCATTACCGCTTATGAAGCCGAATAA
- the ybeY gene encoding rRNA maturation RNase YbeY: MDLEIYDETKDQVPATQIELIKNLLDYAAQTLDLADNTEMSVTLVNNDRIQEINREYRNVDRATDVISFAIEDNTNDEFPVIMDDELRAEIPENLGDIFVSMDKVKEQADFLGHSEDRELGFLVVHGFLHLNGYDHMQPEDEAVMFPLQRKILDNYGLKK; encoded by the coding sequence ATGGATTTAGAAATTTACGATGAGACCAAAGACCAGGTGCCAGCGACGCAGATTGAACTAATTAAAAATTTGTTGGATTATGCGGCTCAGACGTTGGACTTGGCTGACAATACGGAAATGTCAGTGACTTTAGTTAACAACGATCGAATTCAGGAAATTAACCGGGAATACCGCAACGTTGATCGCGCTACTGACGTGATTAGTTTTGCAATTGAAGACAACACGAACGATGAGTTTCCGGTGATCATGGATGATGAGTTGCGGGCAGAGATTCCTGAAAACCTGGGTGATATTTTTGTCAGCATGGACAAGGTTAAAGAGCAGGCAGACTTTTTGGGTCATTCAGAGGATCGGGAACTCGGTTTTTTGGTAGTGCATGGCTTTTTGCATTTGAACGGTTATGATCATATGCAACCAGAAGATGAAGCAGTGATGTTCCCCCTCCAACGAAAGATTTTAGATAACTATGGACTCAAAAAATAA
- a CDS encoding diacylglycerol kinase family protein, translated as MDSKNKRQITKNKNFAQALGHAWDGFYLIFFRERNFRIHLVAMTLVIIAGLILGVNRTAWLWLLLACFLVLSAEILNTLVEYLVDLMVGPHFDPTAKKIKDIAAGGVLFTAGTAAVIGVIVLWPYLGSLLPV; from the coding sequence ATGGACTCAAAAAATAAGCGCCAAATTACTAAAAATAAAAATTTTGCACAAGCCTTGGGACATGCGTGGGACGGTTTTTACTTAATTTTCTTTCGGGAACGGAATTTTCGCATTCATCTTGTAGCCATGACACTGGTAATCATTGCCGGGTTAATTTTAGGGGTGAATCGAACCGCTTGGTTATGGTTATTATTGGCTTGTTTTTTGGTTTTAAGTGCTGAAATTTTAAATACCTTGGTGGAATACCTGGTGGATTTAATGGTGGGACCACACTTTGATCCGACCGCTAAAAAAATTAAGGATATCGCAGCCGGTGGCGTGCTCTTTACCGCTGGAACGGCGGCGGTGATTGGCGTCATTGTTTTGTGGCCCTATTTGGGGTCCCTGTTACCAGTTTGA
- the era gene encoding GTPase Era — protein sequence MSTAFKSGFVAIVGRPNVGKSTFLNRVVGQKVAIMSDKAQTTRNKIQGIYTTDDSQVVFLDTPGIHKPQNKLDEYMDQAALSSLQEVEAVLFMVSATETRGAGDNYIIDQLKKVKTPVYLIINKIDEVDPNQLLPIMDTYKKAYPWAEVFPISALKGNNVDQLLDSLVKILPEGPQYYPDDQITDHPERFIVQEIIREKILENTRQEIPHSVAVYVEWMRPNDAGKLQIEASIIVERDGQKGIIVGKGGQRLKYISVGARREIEKLLGTKVNLKLWVHVQSGWRDKATALNNLGYISKNDY from the coding sequence ATGAGTACAGCGTTTAAGTCCGGATTTGTGGCCATTGTAGGTCGTCCCAACGTCGGCAAGTCGACCTTTTTAAACCGCGTGGTGGGGCAAAAGGTGGCCATTATGAGCGATAAGGCCCAAACGACGCGGAATAAAATTCAGGGGATTTATACTACGGATGATAGTCAGGTTGTATTTTTGGACACACCAGGAATTCATAAACCGCAAAATAAATTGGATGAATATATGGATCAGGCGGCGTTGTCTTCGCTTCAAGAAGTAGAAGCCGTGTTATTCATGGTTAGTGCTACGGAAACCCGGGGCGCTGGGGATAATTACATTATCGACCAATTGAAAAAAGTGAAAACTCCGGTGTACTTAATCATTAATAAGATTGATGAAGTGGATCCCAATCAACTCTTACCCATTATGGATACTTACAAGAAGGCCTATCCATGGGCTGAGGTCTTTCCGATTTCTGCCTTAAAGGGAAATAACGTGGATCAACTATTAGATTCCCTCGTTAAAATTCTCCCTGAGGGACCCCAGTACTATCCGGATGATCAGATAACTGATCATCCCGAACGTTTTATTGTTCAAGAGATTATCCGAGAAAAGATTTTAGAGAATACCCGCCAGGAAATTCCGCACTCAGTGGCCGTATACGTTGAATGGATGCGGCCCAATGATGCTGGCAAACTGCAAATTGAAGCTTCCATCATCGTGGAACGAGACGGACAAAAGGGAATTATTGTTGGCAAAGGTGGTCAACGCCTGAAGTACATTAGCGTAGGCGCACGCCGTGAAATTGAAAAGTTACTGGGGACCAAGGTTAATTTAAAGCTCTGGGTCCACGTGCAGTCGGGTTGGCGTGATAAAGCGACGGCCTTAAACAACCTGGGCTACATCTCTAAAAATGACTATTAA
- the recO gene encoding DNA repair protein RecO — translation MVNTRSRPFHGILLYRQNYRENDMLVKFFTAEAGKKMFFVRGARRPKFKMTADILPFSYGTYDGTLKKQGLSYISAAKQVKHFTQISDDLLLNAYATYVMGLIDAAFSDGVAAPHWFDQLFYALNLINNGFDPAIITNIMEVQLLPVLGIAPQLKRCAVCGRKAVTYDYSEQLGGLICERHFADDPHRLHLEPRTIYYLQLFSVVDLQKIGKINVNQRTKQQLQQVLDQVYDNEVGLNLKSKRFLRQMKHWSVGTSGSR, via the coding sequence ATGGTTAATACCAGAAGTCGTCCCTTCCATGGGATTTTGTTGTACCGCCAAAATTATCGAGAAAATGATATGCTGGTGAAGTTTTTTACGGCTGAAGCTGGTAAAAAGATGTTTTTTGTCAGGGGAGCGCGGCGACCTAAGTTTAAAATGACGGCTGACATTCTTCCCTTTAGCTACGGAACTTACGATGGTACCTTAAAAAAGCAGGGATTATCCTACATTTCGGCTGCCAAGCAGGTGAAACATTTTACCCAAATTAGTGATGATTTGCTGTTGAATGCGTATGCAACTTACGTAATGGGGCTGATCGATGCTGCCTTTAGCGATGGCGTTGCTGCACCGCACTGGTTTGATCAATTGTTTTACGCATTAAATCTAATTAATAACGGATTTGATCCCGCGATTATTACTAACATCATGGAAGTGCAGTTACTCCCCGTGTTGGGAATTGCTCCGCAACTTAAACGGTGTGCGGTTTGTGGGCGAAAGGCTGTGACCTACGATTATTCTGAACAGCTGGGAGGACTAATTTGTGAGCGCCATTTTGCAGATGATCCCCACCGGTTGCACTTGGAACCCCGGACTATCTACTATTTACAGTTGTTTTCGGTGGTTGACTTACAAAAAATTGGCAAAATTAACGTAAACCAACGGACCAAACAGCAACTGCAACAAGTTTTAGACCAGGTTTATGATAATGAAGTGGGTTTAAACTTAAAGAGCAAAAGGTTTTTGCGGCAGATGAAGCACTGGTCCGTGGGAACGAGTGGTTCTCGTTGA
- the glyQ gene encoding glycine--tRNA ligase subunit alpha: MTKKLSMQAIGTKLKEYWGKQGCMIMDAYDTEKGAGTMSPFTFLRAIGPEPWNVCYVEPSRRPADGRYGENPNRLYQHHQFQVLMKPSPDNIQDLYIHSLEELGINPLEHDIRFVEDNWENPSMGCAGVGWEVWLDGMEVTQFTYFQVVGGLQMDPVAVEITYGMERLASYIQDVNNVFDLEWSDGVKYGDIFKEPEYEHSKYSFEESDQAMLHNLFDAYEKEAQRLIKLGLVHPAYDYVLKCSHTFNQLDARGAVSVTERAGYLARIRKMAHGIAQAFVEERRKLGFPLIKDEQTREAVLAKYTQKRAENLKRQAKQKGDIK, encoded by the coding sequence ATGACCAAAAAGTTGTCAATGCAAGCAATTGGAACAAAATTAAAGGAATATTGGGGTAAGCAGGGTTGCATGATTATGGATGCCTACGACACGGAAAAAGGGGCCGGAACCATGAGTCCCTTCACTTTTTTGCGGGCAATTGGACCGGAACCATGGAACGTTTGTTACGTAGAACCGTCCAGACGACCAGCCGATGGTCGTTACGGGGAAAACCCGAACCGGCTTTACCAACACCACCAATTTCAAGTGCTGATGAAACCATCTCCTGACAACATTCAAGACCTCTACATTCATTCGTTAGAAGAATTAGGGATTAATCCGTTAGAACATGACATTCGGTTCGTGGAAGACAACTGGGAAAACCCATCCATGGGTTGTGCCGGAGTTGGTTGGGAAGTTTGGCTGGATGGAATGGAAGTTACCCAGTTTACTTATTTCCAAGTAGTGGGTGGTTTACAAATGGATCCCGTGGCCGTTGAAATTACCTACGGAATGGAGCGTCTAGCTTCTTACATTCAAGACGTTAACAACGTCTTTGATTTGGAGTGGTCTGATGGGGTGAAGTATGGTGATATTTTTAAAGAACCAGAATACGAACACTCTAAGTACAGCTTTGAAGAAAGTGATCAGGCCATGTTGCACAACTTGTTTGATGCTTATGAAAAAGAAGCTCAACGCCTCATCAAACTGGGACTGGTTCACCCAGCCTACGATTACGTTTTAAAGTGTAGTCATACCTTCAACCAGTTGGATGCCCGGGGCGCGGTTTCTGTTACCGAACGGGCCGGTTACTTAGCGCGGATTCGGAAGATGGCACACGGCATTGCCCAGGCCTTTGTAGAAGAACGTCGTAAACTAGGTTTCCCGTTAATCAAAGATGAACAGACTCGAGAAGCTGTTCTAGCTAAATATACGCAAAAAAGAGCAGAAAACTTGAAACGCCAAGCAAAACAAAAGGGGGATATCAAATAA
- the glyS gene encoding glycine--tRNA ligase subunit beta has translation MTRDFLLEIGLEEMPAHVVTPSIEELQAKVAQFLKAERISYDRIKPFSTPRRLALEIDGLASKQPDIDEEVKGPAKKIAQTEDGQWSKAAIGFTKGQGVTTDDITFKNVKGTDYVFVNKHVAGKPASEVLLGLVDVIKSMNFPTMMKWGAHHFQFVRPIKWMVALLDDEVLPLEIVDVKAGRTTQGHRFLGQPVELKTVADYEPRLKEQFVLVDAKERKQRIKEQIAAIAKEHDWQIPVDDELLEEVNNLVEWPTSFAGDFDERFLAIPREVLITSMRDHQRFFFVEDQAGNLLPHFVSVRNGNADYLDNVIAGNEKVLAARLYDAEFFYQEDQQHDIDYFVNKLKDVTFHDQISSMYDKMQRVQVIAKLIGEQVGLNATQLAHLQRAAEIYKFDLVTGMVGEFAELQGIMGEKYALLQGEDSEVAQAIQEHYEPIAADGELPASKVGAVLAVADKLDSILTFFAAGMIPSGSNDPYALRRQATGIVRIVTKEQWTLPILPLLQMIVQEEQAADVLPKVDQALVFKPVVDFLKDRIKKELKDADVRYDLVNAAVEATNTDINYNEQSAHVLQTNADQADFKAVIESLTRVTRIATKADSDVDAQTVDPSLFENDSEQQLYDAVQKLQADFVSRSAEQAYAELAKLQPLIATYFDATMVMSENTVVRDNRLAQLTQLSALIMHFADVEAVMVK, from the coding sequence ATGACACGTGATTTTCTACTAGAAATTGGTTTAGAAGAAATGCCGGCGCACGTTGTAACCCCCAGCATTGAGGAATTACAAGCCAAGGTTGCTCAATTTTTAAAGGCCGAACGAATTAGTTATGACCGGATCAAACCATTTTCCACTCCCCGGCGGTTGGCGTTAGAAATTGATGGTCTAGCTTCTAAACAGCCAGACATTGACGAAGAGGTCAAAGGTCCAGCCAAAAAGATTGCTCAAACAGAAGACGGACAATGGAGTAAGGCGGCCATTGGTTTTACCAAGGGACAAGGGGTAACCACTGACGACATTACCTTTAAAAACGTCAAAGGAACCGACTACGTCTTTGTTAATAAACACGTTGCCGGTAAGCCCGCTAGCGAAGTATTGTTGGGCTTGGTAGATGTGATTAAATCCATGAATTTTCCCACCATGATGAAGTGGGGAGCTCATCACTTCCAATTTGTGCGGCCCATTAAGTGGATGGTCGCACTATTAGATGATGAAGTGCTGCCACTAGAAATCGTGGATGTAAAGGCTGGTCGGACCACGCAGGGACACCGTTTCTTAGGTCAACCGGTCGAACTAAAAACTGTCGCTGATTACGAGCCACGCTTAAAAGAACAATTTGTTCTAGTTGATGCTAAGGAACGCAAGCAACGGATTAAAGAACAAATTGCGGCAATTGCGAAGGAACACGATTGGCAAATTCCAGTTGACGACGAACTCTTGGAAGAAGTTAATAACTTAGTTGAATGGCCGACCAGCTTTGCCGGTGACTTTGACGAACGGTTCTTAGCGATTCCTAGGGAAGTATTGATTACTTCGATGCGGGACCACCAACGCTTCTTCTTCGTCGAAGATCAAGCGGGAAACTTGTTACCCCACTTTGTTTCGGTTCGAAACGGGAACGCAGATTACCTAGACAATGTGATTGCCGGAAACGAAAAGGTTCTAGCGGCTCGCTTGTATGATGCCGAGTTCTTCTATCAAGAAGATCAACAACACGACATTGATTATTTTGTGAACAAGTTAAAGGACGTTACTTTCCACGATCAAATTTCTTCAATGTACGATAAGATGCAACGGGTCCAAGTGATTGCCAAACTGATTGGAGAACAAGTCGGCCTAAACGCGACCCAATTAGCTCACCTGCAACGTGCTGCTGAAATTTACAAATTTGACCTAGTGACCGGAATGGTCGGCGAATTTGCCGAATTGCAAGGAATCATGGGCGAAAAGTACGCCCTTTTGCAAGGAGAAGATTCAGAAGTGGCCCAAGCAATTCAGGAACACTACGAACCAATTGCTGCCGACGGTGAATTACCAGCTTCAAAGGTGGGGGCCGTTTTAGCCGTTGCCGATAAATTGGACAGTATCTTAACCTTCTTTGCAGCCGGAATGATTCCGAGTGGTTCCAATGACCCGTATGCCTTACGGCGTCAAGCAACTGGAATCGTGCGGATTGTAACTAAGGAACAATGGACCTTACCAATTTTGCCGTTGCTCCAAATGATTGTGCAAGAAGAACAAGCCGCCGACGTGCTGCCCAAGGTTGATCAAGCTCTGGTGTTTAAGCCAGTGGTCGACTTTTTAAAGGATCGGATTAAGAAAGAGCTAAAGGATGCGGACGTTCGATATGACCTCGTCAATGCAGCCGTAGAGGCCACTAATACGGACATTAATTATAACGAACAGAGCGCGCATGTTTTGCAAACAAATGCGGATCAAGCTGATTTTAAGGCAGTAATTGAATCCTTAACCCGGGTAACGCGAATTGCCACGAAAGCAGATAGCGACGTTGATGCCCAAACCGTAGATCCAAGTCTCTTTGAAAACGACTCAGAGCAGCAATTATACGATGCAGTACAAAAATTACAGGCTGATTTTGTGAGTCGGTCAGCAGAACAAGCCTATGCAGAATTAGCAAAGTTGCAACCGCTGATTGCCACTTACTTTGACGCGACGATGGTTATGAGCGAAAACACCGTGGTGCGGGATAATCGATTAGCACAATTAACGCAGCTATCAGCTCTAATCATGCACTTTGCTGATGTAGAAGCGGTGATGGTGAAATAA